The window GCGAAGCTGCTCACCAGCCTACTCAGTGCTTCGGAGGCTACTCCGCGCCAGGTCATTAGGCCACGAGGTTAGCGCTTGCGGTTGTGCGATCCTATAGGATTTCATATAGTAGGCCTGTGGCAAAGAAGCTTACTACTCGGAGGGTCGCGCTAAGCCCGGTTGCGTCAATTCGAAGGTCAATCGCGAGCGGCGCATTTCGCGAAGGCGAACCATTGCGTCAAGACGACCTAGCTGAACGCTACGGAACCAGCACTATCCCGGTGCGCGAGGCGCTGCGTCAGCTCGAAGGCGAGGGGCTCGTCCGCTTTCTACCCAACCGCGGCTTCGTCGTGTCGGCTTTAAGCGCAGCCGAAATTCGCGAACTGTGCGAAAACCGCGTCTTACTCGAATCGCACGCGCTGCGCCTCGCAATTCCCTACCTCAGTCGGGTTACTCTCAGTCGCGCGGCACAGATATTGGATGCTTCGGACCAGGATACAAACTACGTACAAACTTGGGGCGACCGCAACTGGGAATTTCACTCGACACTCTATTCCGCTTCGAAGCGCCCACTGTTGCTCGGCATGATCGAACGTATGCACGTGCACGTCGATCGTTATCTGCGTGCCCACGTTACGCTTGCGAATTATCGCGACCAGGGCCAGAGGGAGCACCGTGCCATCTTACGCGCCTGCCGCCGTAAGGACGTCGAAACCGCTCTGGCTTGTTTGCGCTCTCACATCCTCGACGTGGCAGACGTGCTGTGCCCTATCCTCGAGCAACGCGAAGCGCTACACGTTCTCACCGATAGGCCTCGCCGGCTCACACGGCCAGCCTCGCGCGTCGCGACCCGGAGCTGACACTCGACGCATTTAGGTTGGTCGGAGGGGATGCGTCGAAGTTCGACGGCGCCTATGAGTCGGGAATCCGGCGCGATGCACGTTTTGCCGGAGTTGCCAGCATCGCTAGCAGTTAACTAGACTCTGGCCTCGGCCCAAAGCAGCCAAAAGATCATGCAGATGAGGCTGGGATGCTAGTGGCGTGTCTAGTGCGCTGCTGTACTCACTTGGACGTAGACGGTACGCGGCTGGGCCCATTCATAGTTCGTCGGACCGATGCCGCTAGCGCCGAGACCCGGATAAGTGTAACCGCCGAAGTACAAGCCGCCTGCCATGCCGTTATCTTTATTAAAGACGTTCGTCGCTCCGATGGAAAAGTTGACGCCGTGCACCGGCAGATTGATTGATCCGTCGAACAGCGTGAAGCCGGGTTGACCGTACGAGTTGTTCGCTCCGTAAGTCGTGCTGCCGAAGCGAATGCTCCTGCCATCCTGGAATGTGTACCAGACGTTGCCGCGCATTTTATTGTACGGATAACCTGGAATCTGCACACCGTTGGCCGGCAACGGTCCGAGAAAGAGGCTGCCGCCCGACGTCACCGGGGCCTGATCGTAAGAGTAGTCGCGCAGCAAATCGACCGCGGCCTGGTACCCAAAGCCGAACTTCGGCTGGTGGAGAAGGGTGATCTCGGCACCACGGTTAGCCGTTTGCCCCTGTGAGGTGGGAATGACCTCGGAGGTGTATGCACTCCCATTGAACATGCCGGTGCACGCGGCGGTGACACACTGGTAGGTCGCGTAGCGATTGAAGATCGTCGTCGAGTAGAGATCGGCTGAGATGATGCTGTCGCGGCTGTACTTGTAATCGGCGCCGACATCGTACCCGGTCGAGGTCTCCGCTGTGAATTGTGTCGCGGGGTACAGCGTCCCATGGCTTCCGAGGTACGTAGTGGTGTTGATCAGGCCTTCGTACGGGGTAACGAATGCGCTGCCCGCAGAGGCGCGTACGCTGACGTTCGAATTCGGCCGCCACGTCAAACCGCCGCGTGGGTCGAAGCGCGAACCGACGTACGTCGTATTCGAGATGTAGCCGCCTAAAGCAAGTTGCAGGTTCGGCGCGATCTCGTAGGTACCGCGCAGATTCTCCGTGGTGCTCCGCACGGTTATTTGCGGTTTAGGGTAGAACCCAATCGTGTACGCGCACGAATATATCTGTGCGGCGGTTTGACCGGGGTAACCGCATCCGCCATACGGATCGGCCGGAGTCCCACTCCCATACCAGTACCAGCCGCTGGAGTACGCCTCTGTGTAATTGTAGCTGTCGCTGTGCGAATCGAAACCGAGCGTTAGGAAGCCGCGGTTGCCGAGCGGAAGCGAGTATTGTGCGTCGACGCCATGCAGCGTGTCGGTCGTGAGCTCGTAATACGGTTCGCCCGCGTAACCGTTATCGTCTGCAAAGTTGTTGCCAGCATCCGTTGAGAGCGCGGGACTGCTTCCGACCCAGGGACAACCCGGCGTGTAACACGGGCCGATAGCGCCTGGAGCGGGGTTCTGGATGACATCGCGTGTGATGCTGCCGCCATAGGCACGTGCGAGGAAAGTCCCGGGACCGATGACGGTGCGCAGAGCCGCGGTGAAGATCGGCTCCCTGTCGATCTCGTATGTGTTCGGGTAGCCGGCGTAGAGATTGATCGGGACGGTTTGGCCGACACGTCCCAGATACGGCGTCGCTGTGTAATTCTCATCATACGGGTTGGTCCCAGGCGCGCATGTCGGTCCCGCCGGTGCCGAACCCTCGGCGAGGCCGTTGGTGATGCAAGGAACGATCTTCGCGTAGACGTAGCCGACGTTATTGCCGGTCTCGTCCAGCCACGTCTGCGTCGAGTTACTGCTCAACTCGAGCGACGTAACCGGCGAGAAGTTGTAAGCCAACTTGAAAAGCTGACCGTCGTTGGAGAAGTCCGATGTTGCGGCGTAAGCGTAGTTCAGAACACCCGTGTAGCTCGTTCCGGACGAATAGACTTGATTGTTGCCCGTGAGGGGGTATGTGGGCGAGGTATAGGGAGAGTAGAAACTCGCGCGCCCAAAACCGAAGATGTTCTGCGGTGCCATGTAGCCCGGCGTCGTTTCGCGCGCGACGGCGACAAGCAGGCCGATCTTGCCGATCGTATCGGAGACCCGCACACCATACGTCCAGCCGCCGAACGAGTCGTATTGGGTCATCAAGTCGGTGCTCAGCGTAGGAGTGATCGGTGCGGTCTTGAGGTTGAGCGTGCCGCCGACGGCGTCAACCACCGTATTCGGCATATTGCCGGGGCCTTTGCTGACTTCGATACCGCTGAGCAGAATCGCGTTCGTAAAAGTGGCGTTGAAGCCGAAGGCGCCGCTGCCGATCGTATCGACCGGATGGCCGTCGATGAGCACCTGCGACTCGTACGGCTCGGCACCGCGAATTGAGATCGACGTGTTCGCGCCGGGCTCGTTCGAACCGCCGCCGACGCGAGCGATCTCGACGCCCGGGATCTGGTCGAGGATGTTGACGATCTGATCCTGCCCTTGGCTACGAATCGTCGCCGCGGTGAGCTGGGTCAATGCGGCCGGAGAGTCGGCGACTGAGGTCGAGCCGCCGACCGAGACGGTAGCAATCGTCGTGAGCGACGCCGGGAGCAGCGTCGTCGCAAGCGTGGAACTCTGACCGCTCAAAACCGTGACACTGTCCTGCTGCGTCGATCGGAAGCCCGGTGCCGAGATCGTCACGCTGTAGATTCCCGGCGGGAGCACGACATTGTATGTGCCGTCGGATTTCGTCGTCGTTTGCGCCGTTGTCGGTCCCGAGAAGACGATTCTGGCACTACTGACCGGCTTTCCGCCGTCGTCGTGCACTTTGCCAGTGATGGTGCCGGTCGATTGCGACGCACCAGTCTGCGCCCACACCGGCGCCGACATCGAAACACATAGCATCAGACCACACAGCAATGCCTTGAGGTGAGACCGCACGAGCATCTCCTTGAGATCAGCCAAAAGAGAAACGTGGGCGGCTGGGAAGCAGCTGCCGACTCTGCTCAGCGTACGAATCGAACGTCAGAACATCCTTGAGGCTCAAGAATGAATTTAGATGACGACGAACTTCCGAATCGATGCAGGAAATTTCAACGCTCACGAGTTTCCACCGAAACGATCGTCGTTCGCGGCGCTGCGTTTTTGCTATCGACCATTGTTTCGCGAGAAACGGCCTGGCGCATAGACGACCGGATTCGCCTGAGCGCCGAAGTTACTTCGGAGCCGGCGTACCGTCCGACCAGAAACCAACCGGGATGACGATCGTCACTGGTTCGTACCGGCGAAACGTCGACGTCGCCGGTGAGAGGATGGGCGATCCTTTGAAGCTTGCGGCCCACGTGGCCACTTGGTCGAGGGCGACGAACGGCATCACGTGAGGGCGCCATGGGCCCTTAACTCCATCGTTGAGATAGCTGTGTTTCGACAACATGAATGCGAACGACGCCGGAGCCGGGTCGGTGAACTGATGATCGGCGTAAGCGGCCTGACACTTCTTCGCAATCTCTTCGCGCGTGTCGCCGGCGAGCGCCCATTTCGTCCGGGCGAGGTACTGTGGCAGCACGCTCTTCACGGCCGGAGGGTTGAGGCAGCCGGCTCCGCGCCCTTTCGGATTCCAAAATTCAGGATCATCGAAACCCGCCGTCCACATACGCCCGACCAAGCAGACCCAGCCGTTGCTCCCCTTCGCGGCGACCACGTAGCCGCTCTTGGTGAGTACGAGCACCTCGGCGTGGGCGGAGATCGATGCCGGTCCAGCGCTGCGCGCGATCTCAATTTCAGCGGCACGGGGCATGAGATATTGCGAGACGGGCGCCATCGTCGGATACGGATTGCTCGCCGGCACCTGGCCGTATGCGGATGCGCAACAGGCAAGCAAGACGATGAGGACCGTGCAAGCGATGTTTCGCATGGATGACCTCCTATTTGGGCGCTGTCGCGCTTTTGGTGTCCGTCGGAACGGCCTCGTGATTATATGGGCAGTGCCGGCATGCATTACCGCAGCACCAGCCCCGTTTGAGGTGGTAGTGCTCGGTAAGAACCATTAAACCGTTTTCCAGGTAATAATCGTCCGGGCCGAGGGGAGCCGGCTGACCATCACGTTGATTTCTTGGCAACACAGGTGGCGAGAATTTTAGCACACCTCGAGCGCTAACGCCGAACGGCGACGTTCAAGATCAGGACGAAGCCGGAGACAGTCAGCAGCCCAAGGACCAGCCGACGAAACAAGACGTCGCTGAAACGTCCGTAGACCCGACCACCGATGAATGCCGGGATCACCAAAACCGGTCCTGCGATCGCAAAGACGCGCAACAATTCGGTATTGATCACGCCCGAAACGACGTAGGCGATAAGTGTCACAATTTGCACCATGAAGTTGAACGACTGGAACGTCGCGCGTAGCGCATCGCGATCCCAGCCACGTAACGTGCACCACAATGTCGACACCGAACCACCGAGACCGCTTAAGCCGGACATCACACCGCTGGCGACTCCCGCGCCGACGTCGGCGGTTCGACCAAGCCGGCCCAGAGCTGGAACCCGGTGCGAAAGCAAGACGACGGGACAATACACGACGAGCAGAATGCCGACGCCGAGCTTGAATGCATCGGCATTGAGATGTCCGAGCAGCGACACGCCGATTGGAACGCCAATCAGGCCGCCGACGAGCAACGGCATTATTCGCGACATTTCGAAACCGCTGCGCGCGCGATGTAAAGAGAACACGTTTCCGAGCAGCGACCCGAGCACGACCAAAGGTCCCGCAATTCGTGGATCGAGCACCCACGCCCAAAACGCCAGCGCCGTTAATCCGAATGCAAAGCCTGTAAGTCCCTGGACAAAACCCGCGACCGCAGCGCCGATCGCTACGATTACGATAACTTCGCTCAACCGGGAGTCACAGTCTAGTTTGGTTGAGAAAAGAGATCGATCCTCACGGGCTGGTCGAAAGGCTTGCCGCTCGCAAACACTTCGTCGAAGCGCCTGCGAACTTCCGGGGCAAGCACTGCTTCCTCGCTGTAGCCGTTAAACCGCCGGTTGGCAATCATGCGTTTCGCGTACGCATCAAAATTATCGTATGGCCGGCGATCGTAGTACGAGAGGTGACGACGATCGCCGAAATGCGGCGCGGCGAATGTGTCGAGCGCCGAGCGAGCCGCAGCGCGCACGACGGTTTCATCGTGAAACACCGAGGAAACATAATGATTCGGTCCCTCGGCGAGCGGTTCGGCAACGTATAGACGCCCCGCCGGTTTCAGCACGCGATGCGCCTCGGCCAACGCCTTCGAAAGCTTTTCATTCGGAACGTGATGCAGCGAGAACACGAAGAGCACGAGATCGGCTGAATGATCGTCGAGCGGCAAAGCATTGGCGGGGCCTTTTATGAGACGATATCGTCCCGGTCCCTCGACCGTCCAATCGACGGGGTCGATGAAAGGGTCAACGCCTGTGACGTGCGCACCGTGTGCCGCCAACACACGTGCGTTTCCACCCTCACCGCTGCCGACGTCGACCACCTCGAGTCCGGACAGCGAGCCGAGCGATGCTACAATTGCGTCGGGATGTTTTTGTAGTCCAAGATCGGTCATATTTGACCTGTTCCCTAACTAGAATAGCTGTCCCTGAAGCTCGTAGGTGAGGCGATTTCCCTCCGAGCCGTGCGCAAGATTCAATCGGACGCCGTGGTACATCACGCCGATACCAGCGTCGGCATGCCATTGAAATGCCGGCGGCGCAAAGGCCTGCTCTCCGCCGCGCACGCGAGCCGCGGCTTCTTCGGCAAATGCGATGAGCTTGAATGGACCGGGTAGCGCATCGTTGATACGATACTCGGCCTGCAAGACGCGGGCATCGGTGCCGCAAAACGGCTTCGGATATCCGCGGATGCCGACGCCGCAGACGAGACTGCTCGTGGGTAAAACGCCACCTGTTTGCAAGACCATACCGTGCAGCGCGAGCGTCGAGTTACCGACGCGCGTGTAATGCGCCAGGTCCGCGACGTATGTTTGATATTCGCTCGTCGCGCCCAACCCACCGATGCCGTCGAAAAATTCGACCTTGTATTGGTACGAGCAAAAGGGCGGGTACCATTGCGTCGGCGGACCCGTGCACGCATGGGAAAGACCGGCTTCCAAGAGCGAGACCTTCGCGGCGTTATAGTACGTGTCGTAGACGGAGGGCGCATTAATATATGTCGGTACGTTGCTCGTCGCGTGACGCTCGCGCACGCCGATTTCGAATTGCGTTCCGTCAGTGCCATGTATGAGGTACGACACTCCGACGCCGGTGAAATAGCTGTGAATGTCTTGCGCCACGGGTTGACTTGCGCGAACCGTGCCGCGTGCAGCCAGCATCTCGAAGAGAACGTCTTGTTCACGTCCGGTTGTCGCATCGACCGCGACGGGCATCGTGTAAAGGATCTCTGCCAAATCGGCGCGCAGCGCGAATTGGGTGTACATGGAGAGCGTCGAACCGCGCCGGTCGAGCGGCTTCGTGCCGGCGTCAAAGCCGACGCCTTCGATCGGAAACGCGAGC of the Candidatus Baltobacteraceae bacterium genome contains:
- a CDS encoding GntR family transcriptional regulator, which produces MAKKLTTRRVALSPVASIRRSIASGAFREGEPLRQDDLAERYGTSTIPVREALRQLEGEGLVRFLPNRGFVVSALSAAEIRELCENRVLLESHALRLAIPYLSRVTLSRAAQILDASDQDTNYVQTWGDRNWEFHSTLYSASKRPLLLGMIERMHVHVDRYLRAHVTLANYRDQGQREHRAILRACRRKDVETALACLRSHILDVADVLCPILEQREALHVLTDRPRRLTRPASRVATRS
- a CDS encoding TonB-dependent receptor, whose protein sequence is MADLKEMLVRSHLKALLCGLMLCVSMSAPVWAQTGASQSTGTITGKVHDDGGKPVSSARIVFSGPTTAQTTTKSDGTYNVVLPPGIYSVTISAPGFRSTQQDSVTVLSGQSSTLATTLLPASLTTIATVSVGGSTSVADSPAALTQLTAATIRSQGQDQIVNILDQIPGVEIARVGGGSNEPGANTSISIRGAEPYESQVLIDGHPVDTIGSGAFGFNATFTNAILLSGIEVSKGPGNMPNTVVDAVGGTLNLKTAPITPTLSTDLMTQYDSFGGWTYGVRVSDTIGKIGLLVAVARETTPGYMAPQNIFGFGRASFYSPYTSPTYPLTGNNQVYSSGTSYTGVLNYAYAATSDFSNDGQLFKLAYNFSPVTSLELSSNSTQTWLDETGNNVGYVYAKIVPCITNGLAEGSAPAGPTCAPGTNPYDENYTATPYLGRVGQTVPINLYAGYPNTYEIDREPIFTAALRTVIGPGTFLARAYGGSITRDVIQNPAPGAIGPCYTPGCPWVGSSPALSTDAGNNFADDNGYAGEPYYELTTDTLHGVDAQYSLPLGNRGFLTLGFDSHSDSYNYTEAYSSGWYWYGSGTPADPYGGCGYPGQTAAQIYSCAYTIGFYPKPQITVRSTTENLRGTYEIAPNLQLALGGYISNTTYVGSRFDPRGGLTWRPNSNVSVRASAGSAFVTPYEGLINTTTYLGSHGTLYPATQFTAETSTGYDVGADYKYSRDSIISADLYSTTIFNRYATYQCVTAACTGMFNGSAYTSEVIPTSQGQTANRGAEITLLHQPKFGFGYQAAVDLLRDYSYDQAPVTSGGSLFLGPLPANGVQIPGYPYNKMRGNVWYTFQDGRSIRFGSTTYGANNSYGQPGFTLFDGSINLPVHGVNFSIGATNVFNKDNGMAGGLYFGGYTYPGLGASGIGPTNYEWAQPRTVYVQVSTAAH
- a CDS encoding sulfite exporter TauE/SafE family protein, whose amino-acid sequence is MSEVIVIVAIGAAVAGFVQGLTGFAFGLTALAFWAWVLDPRIAGPLVVLGSLLGNVFSLHRARSGFEMSRIMPLLVGGLIGVPIGVSLLGHLNADAFKLGVGILLVVYCPVVLLSHRVPALGRLGRTADVGAGVASGVMSGLSGLGGSVSTLWCTLRGWDRDALRATFQSFNFMVQIVTLIAYVVSGVINTELLRVFAIAGPVLVIPAFIGGRVYGRFSDVLFRRLVLGLLTVSGFVLILNVAVRR
- a CDS encoding class I SAM-dependent methyltransferase, translating into MTDLGLQKHPDAIVASLGSLSGLEVVDVGSGEGGNARVLAAHGAHVTGVDPFIDPVDWTVEGPGRYRLIKGPANALPLDDHSADLVLFVFSLHHVPNEKLSKALAEAHRVLKPAGRLYVAEPLAEGPNHYVSSVFHDETVVRAAARSALDTFAAPHFGDRRHLSYYDRRPYDNFDAYAKRMIANRRFNGYSEEAVLAPEVRRRFDEVFASGKPFDQPVRIDLFSQPN